One genomic segment of Salmo trutta chromosome 8, fSalTru1.1, whole genome shotgun sequence includes these proteins:
- the LOC115198332 gene encoding uncharacterized protein LOC115198332 → MACIYVSALILYSFCLTPVILVSPPPSMVVHPGDNVTLQCTDVLKGPGHVAWFKQVNVSEPLCIASMYSSQPYVKHHNGFQPSHMEMFINNRIIFLKITEVDVADSGLYCCGMYDRYFIFTNMTFLMVPGYKDSDKEPEQRSEGEDDEPIMYPFPLVEILGVVTAVLLIIILILVLKIIQDAKRQNTGPDSQRQLQNYQIQDPDALNYAALNFTSKKRKMERRREKELDTHVVYAATR, encoded by the exons ATGGCATGCATATATGTATCAGCTCTGATCCTCTACAGCTTCT GTTTGACCCCTGTCATCTTGGTCTCTCCGCCACCCTCAATGGTGGTCCATCCTGGGGATAATGTCACCCTACAGTGCACTGATGTCCTTAAAGGACCAGGACACGTTGCCTGGTTCAAACAAGTCAACGTCTCAGAGCCTCTGTGCATCGCATCGATGTACAGCTCTCAGCCGTATGTCAAGCATCACAATGGTTTTCAGCCCAGCCATATGGAAATGTTCATCAACAATAGAATAATCTTCCTCAAAATCACAGAGGTGGATGTAGCTGATTCTGGTCTGTACTGCTGTGGAATGTACGATCGCTACTTCATCTTCACCAACATGACTTTCCTGATGGTTCCAG GTTACAAGGATTCTGACAAAGAGCCAGAGCAACGTTCAGAAG GAGAGGATGATGAACCCATCATGTACCCCTTTCCCCTGGTTGAGATCCTGGGTGTTGTGACTGCTGTCCTCCTGATAATCATCCTCATCTTGGTCCTCAAGATCATACAAGATGCAAAAAGACAAAACACAG GACCTGATTCTCAAAGACAACTACAAAATTATCAG ATCCAAGATCCAGATGCATTGAATTATGCTGCCCTGAATTTCACCTCCAagaagaggaagatggagaggagaagagagaaggagctgGACACCCATGTAGTGTATGCTGCTACAAGATGA